A part of Legionella sainthelensi genomic DNA contains:
- a CDS encoding conjugal transfer nickase/helicase domain-containing protein, with protein MEMALFQRQRKGSLSSQGKSLKDLTRMVNANIFLSEERRQTLLKKMRVLSGLETSRYDSLCSTLVDNLVHYCQNLPETTHSYYSQPGGLVDHALNRTEAALSLFQEFMLLDQPGAMSEEQKLWQYALYSAALLQGIGKLYADYRIGIYDTNGQFLKEWNPLLENLTSTGVYYFYEFQKESEVELRRRLNLLMARTLMPVSGFNWIASSPEVLAVWLALLNEDERSAGTLGAILIHAEAIAIQRYLLEFMGRTVSAQGGGRYRAATFSGGQPESILEKEQAIGMEFIKWMIKSLDEGRIMINKAPLFMVPGGMLMCPEIYQLFVREHPEYKNWQAAKNGFLSLALHSRAADGGVISRYEAKGKIESGTVFSKYALALPASVKVQNMNTGKVESMSATELIHKAQFNSQFTLQNSGLVTSLQKLNATGKWQVVENDNNALRPGAKNGA; from the coding sequence ATGGAGATGGCTTTGTTTCAACGTCAACGTAAAGGTTCCTTGTCCTCGCAAGGCAAATCTTTGAAAGATTTAACACGCATGGTGAATGCCAACATTTTTTTATCGGAAGAGAGAAGGCAGACATTACTCAAAAAGATGAGAGTTTTGTCCGGCTTGGAAACGTCACGATATGATAGTTTATGCAGCACTCTTGTCGATAATCTTGTTCATTACTGCCAAAATCTGCCTGAGACGACACACAGCTATTATTCACAGCCTGGTGGCTTAGTCGATCATGCATTAAATCGTACTGAAGCAGCACTTAGCTTATTTCAAGAATTTATGTTACTCGATCAGCCTGGTGCGATGTCCGAAGAGCAAAAACTTTGGCAATATGCACTTTATTCCGCAGCTTTATTGCAAGGTATCGGTAAGTTATATGCCGATTATCGAATTGGGATTTATGATACAAACGGCCAATTTTTAAAAGAATGGAATCCATTGCTTGAGAATTTGACAAGTACTGGGGTTTATTATTTTTATGAATTTCAAAAAGAATCGGAAGTTGAGCTGCGTCGCCGACTTAATTTACTGATGGCTAGGACATTAATGCCAGTCAGTGGTTTTAACTGGATTGCTTCTAGCCCTGAAGTTTTAGCAGTGTGGTTGGCTTTATTAAATGAAGACGAGCGTTCAGCGGGTACTCTAGGTGCGATATTAATTCATGCCGAAGCAATTGCAATTCAACGTTATTTGCTTGAGTTTATGGGACGAACTGTTTCAGCTCAAGGTGGAGGGCGTTATCGTGCCGCTACCTTTTCTGGTGGTCAGCCAGAATCCATCCTGGAAAAAGAGCAGGCAATAGGAATGGAGTTCATCAAATGGATGATTAAATCTTTAGATGAAGGCCGCATTATGATTAATAAAGCACCTTTATTTATGGTGCCTGGTGGTATGTTGATGTGTCCTGAAATATATCAATTATTTGTGCGAGAACATCCTGAATATAAAAATTGGCAGGCTGCAAAAAATGGATTTTTATCTTTAGCACTCCACAGCCGTGCTGCTGATGGGGGTGTAATAAGCCGATATGAAGCCAAAGGAAAAATAGAGTCAGGTACCGTCTTTTCTAAATATGCGCTTGCGCTACCAGCCTCAGTTAAAGTACAAAATATGAATACTGGGAAAGTTGAGAGCATGTCGGCTACGGAATTGATTCATAAAGCTCAATTCAACAGTCAATTTACACTACAAAATAGTGGTCTGGTAACTTCATTGCAGAAATTAAATGCGACTGGAAAATGGCAAGTTGTGGAAAATGATAATAATGCGTTAAGGCCAGGAGCAAAAAACGGTGCCTGA
- the tatC gene encoding twin-arginine translocase subunit TatC, which yields MNHTLLSHLFELRRRGLQTLIWFIALFFIFFFLANHLFQAVISPLLDTLSTQESIIATQVTSPVFTPLKLASDAAMLLSAPFALFQFWRFISPGLYKKEQTILRTALILSLSLFLVGVLFCFYLVLPFMFHFFAHSLPKGVRYMPDMGHALDFITGMLMTFGFCFQVPLICFVLVRLKIIAVMTLKHIRPYVVVSAFIVGMLLTPPDVFSQIMLALPLCLLYEIGIILSVCFAD from the coding sequence ATGAATCATACCCTCTTAAGTCACCTATTCGAATTGCGCCGTCGAGGACTACAAACCCTAATTTGGTTTATCGCTTTATTTTTCATTTTCTTTTTCCTAGCCAATCATTTGTTTCAAGCCGTGATTAGCCCGTTACTTGACACACTATCCACCCAGGAAAGCATCATTGCCACTCAAGTGACATCGCCTGTGTTTACTCCATTGAAACTCGCGTCGGATGCCGCCATGTTATTAAGCGCTCCTTTTGCCTTATTTCAATTCTGGCGTTTTATTAGCCCAGGACTTTATAAAAAGGAACAAACTATTTTACGCACTGCGCTCATATTGAGTCTCAGCCTTTTTCTAGTTGGCGTTTTATTTTGTTTTTACTTGGTTTTGCCCTTCATGTTTCATTTTTTTGCTCATTCCTTACCTAAAGGAGTGCGCTACATGCCCGATATGGGCCATGCATTGGATTTTATCACTGGGATGCTGATGACATTTGGTTTTTGTTTTCAGGTACCTTTAATTTGTTTTGTACTCGTACGCTTAAAAATCATCGCCGTAATGACATTAAAACACATCAGACCGTATGTTGTTGTAAGTGCTTTTATAGTAGGTATGTTGCTTACACCACCGGATGTTTTTTCTCAAATTATGTTGGCGCTGCCTCTGTGTTTGCTCTACGAAATAGGAATCATTTTATCTGTTTGTTTTGCGGACTAA
- the panD gene encoding aspartate 1-decarboxylase, whose translation MSYRKMLKSKIHRACVTEADLDYEGSITISPELLKAANILPYEAVNVWNITAGTRFETYAITGKPGSTEICVNGAAAHLVTPGDLIIIASFTQVLEEDCANLVPTVVFVDQFNRLREIRPEKIGVKIKKLLMFKTTVLD comes from the coding sequence ATGTCTTATAGAAAAATGTTAAAATCAAAAATCCATCGTGCTTGCGTGACAGAAGCTGATTTGGACTATGAGGGAAGTATCACAATTTCTCCGGAACTTCTTAAAGCCGCAAATATTTTACCTTATGAAGCAGTAAATGTCTGGAACATTACCGCAGGAACTCGTTTTGAAACTTATGCAATCACGGGCAAACCCGGATCAACTGAAATTTGTGTTAATGGTGCGGCTGCACATTTAGTCACCCCTGGAGATTTAATAATTATCGCCTCTTTTACTCAGGTGTTAGAAGAGGATTGTGCAAACTTAGTTCCAACCGTAGTATTTGTTGATCAGTTCAATCGATTAAGAGAAATTAGACCCGAGAAAATTGGCGTAAAAATCAAGAAGTTACTCATGTTTAAAACTACGGTCCTTGATTGA
- a CDS encoding symmetrical bis(5'-nucleosyl)-tetraphosphatase, with protein MPDYAIGDVQGCYKPLQKLLELIEFDEKTDRLWFVGDLVNRGPESLAVLRFVRSLPLTPRITLGNHDLHLLASLFGGRPWREHDDTLQEVMHAADSEELGHWLRKQSILHYSPELKVVMCHAGIAPLWDLTQAMQLAKELEDVLAGDHFRDFLARLYGSKPDLWSDDLTGIERLRAITNYFTRMRFCDANGRLELGYKGTLAQAPANLYPWYDVPSRKEIECDIVFGHWAALMGKCPNPKIHAIDTGCLWGGQLTALRLQDRQRFAVWNKK; from the coding sequence GTGCCTGATTATGCAATCGGTGATGTACAAGGCTGTTACAAGCCTTTGCAAAAGTTGCTGGAATTAATCGAATTTGATGAAAAAACGGATCGCTTATGGTTTGTTGGTGATCTCGTAAATCGTGGTCCGGAATCGCTGGCGGTTCTACGCTTTGTTCGTTCCCTGCCTCTTACGCCAAGAATCACATTAGGAAATCACGATCTGCATTTATTAGCCTCATTATTCGGAGGAAGACCTTGGCGCGAGCATGATGATACCTTACAAGAGGTGATGCATGCTGCAGATAGCGAGGAGCTAGGGCATTGGTTAAGAAAGCAATCTATTTTACACTATTCACCAGAACTGAAAGTCGTAATGTGTCACGCAGGGATAGCTCCCTTATGGGATCTAACCCAAGCAATGCAATTGGCCAAAGAGCTTGAAGACGTTCTTGCTGGGGATCATTTTCGTGATTTTCTAGCACGTCTCTATGGTAGTAAACCGGATCTCTGGTCTGATGATTTAACTGGAATAGAGAGGCTACGAGCAATAACAAATTATTTTACGCGGATGCGTTTTTGCGATGCAAATGGTCGGTTAGAGTTAGGCTATAAGGGGACTCTTGCGCAAGCGCCAGCAAATCTTTATCCTTGGTATGACGTACCGAGTCGCAAAGAAATCGAGTGCGATATTGTTTTTGGGCATTGGGCGGCTTTAATGGGAAAATGCCCTAATCCTAAAATTCATGCCATAGATACTGGATGTCTCTGGGGAGGACAACTAACCGCATTACGTTTGCAGGATAGGCAGCGATTTGCAGTGTGGAACAAAAAATGA
- a CDS encoding ankyrin repeat domain-containing protein → MPKYLFSEDSPFITKWIHLPRQEQLTQDPQLHVIPWAIWVEVFNYRMVFSYLELFSKEYSEAIHTLPSVPSLEALLCLFFAHAGCKAKIIDDFGRRAGYGPKIVQALTLMGDIECIKYFFTRLPAARAQEILAMINADNYFAVRWASEYGYKDILEYLIGLIPASDRVQERLAMIQTKNYQAFRLAARNGHKEILNYLINFIPEAIRADETLALIRTKNYRVFNSAARYGHQDILEYLVGLIPQEIRIKETLAMLDANNYGVFRSAALYGGKDILEYLVGLIPEEIRTVQTDLMVKADSYAAFRLAAMNANNIEAVNYLLHYPDCLAYAELHNIEYNYWVRPFITNKLKALKAEEEAYYQKHPHGVFNLEHQDCRLGFYMLRHLIRSNDLSKLRDICFLLSIPGIKILTHQEVTKKQPNELFHLVMGKDNLLMAALLLTVPAIRAHAEQNNFCAEMYIEPDLPVWARDAEAFMIDLTPDKSNRPQQYSGNISILEFFTSISCTETEQEFLMSTPNQSIH, encoded by the coding sequence ATGCCAAAGTATCTATTCTCAGAAGACTCACCATTTATCACGAAATGGATTCATCTACCTCGACAAGAGCAACTAACCCAGGATCCACAATTGCACGTGATTCCCTGGGCGATCTGGGTTGAAGTGTTTAACTATCGAATGGTTTTTTCTTATTTAGAGTTATTTAGTAAAGAATATTCCGAGGCAATCCACACGCTTCCCAGCGTGCCTAGTTTAGAGGCGTTACTTTGCCTTTTTTTTGCTCACGCTGGCTGCAAAGCAAAAATTATTGATGATTTTGGTCGTCGAGCAGGTTATGGGCCTAAAATCGTCCAAGCGCTGACGCTCATGGGTGATATTGAATGCATTAAGTATTTTTTCACTAGATTGCCTGCGGCTCGAGCTCAAGAAATTCTTGCGATGATTAATGCAGATAACTATTTTGCTGTTCGCTGGGCTTCTGAATATGGCTATAAAGACATTCTTGAATACTTAATCGGTTTGATTCCAGCATCGGATCGTGTCCAGGAGAGACTCGCCATGATTCAGACCAAAAACTACCAGGCTTTTCGTCTTGCTGCCCGCAATGGTCACAAAGAAATTCTTAACTATCTGATAAATTTTATTCCTGAGGCAATAAGAGCTGATGAAACCCTCGCCCTAATTAGGACTAAAAACTATAGAGTGTTTAATTCAGCTGCTCGCTACGGTCACCAAGACATCCTTGAATATCTGGTAGGCTTGATTCCTCAGGAAATCAGGATTAAGGAAACATTGGCTATGCTTGATGCGAATAATTATGGAGTTTTTCGCTCAGCAGCACTATATGGCGGCAAAGACATCCTTGAATATCTGGTGGGCTTGATTCCTGAGGAAATACGGACTGTTCAAACAGATCTAATGGTTAAGGCGGATAGTTATGCGGCTTTTCGTTTGGCAGCTATGAATGCAAACAATATAGAGGCCGTAAACTACCTGCTCCATTATCCTGATTGCCTGGCTTACGCGGAGCTGCACAATATAGAATACAATTACTGGGTACGCCCATTCATCACCAATAAGCTTAAAGCGCTGAAGGCAGAAGAGGAGGCTTATTATCAAAAGCACCCTCATGGCGTTTTTAATCTAGAGCACCAAGACTGTCGGTTAGGTTTTTATATGTTGCGTCATTTAATTCGTAGTAATGACCTTTCCAAGCTGCGCGATATTTGTTTCTTATTATCTATTCCTGGCATCAAAATCTTGACGCATCAGGAAGTTACTAAAAAGCAGCCCAATGAGCTCTTTCATTTGGTGATGGGTAAAGACAACCTTCTGATGGCCGCATTATTGTTGACTGTTCCTGCAATCAGGGCGCATGCTGAACAAAATAATTTCTGTGCTGAAATGTACATTGAGCCGGATTTACCTGTTTGGGCTCGGGATGCGGAAGCCTTTATGATTGATCTTACTCCGGATAAGTCAAATCGTCCGCAACAGTATAGTGGTAATATTAGCATTCTAGAATTTTTCACTTCAATCTCCTGCACTGAGACGGAGCAGGAATTCCTGATGTCAACACCCAACCAAAGCATACATTAA
- the rsmA gene encoding 16S rRNA (adenine(1518)-N(6)/adenine(1519)-N(6))-dimethyltransferase RsmA produces MKHSPRKRFGQNFLQNQHIINRILHAINPQAQDNMLEIGPGLGALTQSLLRYLNHLTAVEIDTDLQKYLTELSSAADKLHLISADALTLDYNQFGPKLRVVGNLPYNISTPLLIHLLQFTSSIEDMHFMLQKEVVERMAAQPGCKAYGRLTVMLQYHCTVEHLFDVPPEAFEPKPKVDSAVVRLVPHRISPFETIPVARLEYLVAHAFAMRRKTLNNNLKGLITAEQLHALGIDGSRRPEQISISEYVQLAKFISN; encoded by the coding sequence GTGAAGCATAGTCCGCGTAAGCGGTTTGGACAGAATTTTCTCCAGAACCAACATATTATTAACCGTATTTTGCATGCGATAAACCCCCAAGCACAGGATAATATGCTTGAGATCGGCCCTGGCTTGGGGGCGCTGACTCAGTCATTGTTGCGCTACCTAAATCACCTAACCGCTGTTGAAATTGATACTGATTTGCAAAAATATTTGACCGAATTATCAAGTGCTGCTGATAAATTGCATTTGATTTCTGCTGATGCATTAACACTTGATTACAATCAATTTGGCCCCAAATTACGAGTAGTGGGTAATTTGCCTTATAATATTTCCACTCCATTGCTCATCCATTTATTGCAGTTCACTTCCTCTATAGAAGACATGCATTTTATGTTACAAAAAGAGGTCGTCGAACGGATGGCAGCCCAACCCGGATGCAAAGCTTATGGACGCTTAACTGTGATGTTACAGTACCATTGTACGGTGGAACATTTATTTGATGTTCCTCCCGAAGCTTTTGAGCCTAAACCTAAGGTAGATTCTGCAGTGGTTCGTCTTGTTCCCCATCGTATTTCACCTTTTGAGACGATTCCTGTAGCGCGATTGGAGTATCTGGTGGCTCATGCGTTTGCGATGCGACGTAAGACACTGAATAATAACTTGAAAGGTTTAATAACCGCAGAGCAATTACATGCTTTGGGCATTGATGGAAGTAGAAGACCAGAACAAATTTCTATCTCGGAATATGTTCAACTAGCGAAATTTATTTCCAATTAG